One genomic window of Burkholderia humptydooensis includes the following:
- a CDS encoding 3'-5' exonuclease, translating into MRYPNRAAAPAALQTKTELQRARRKLVDGQAPVAYYWQGHAWIALYDPASTVPMRAARAPSEAQEAALAAGRALAGTRPCQICGARTAIEWLDRYGYCDACLVHVARQERDNAARVMHVTANAWLAADPLFIDTETTGLDFQAEIVEIAILDRAGALLLDTLVKPAMPIPADATAIHGITDAHVAGAPGWASVGPQVAELLAGRLWIAHHAAFDERLLLQTSRRHAVKVPTFRLGCTIELLGDWAGRRLSLADAATMLGAAPTTRHRARADAEQCRQIVLSAARAAPVSESP; encoded by the coding sequence ATGCGCTACCCGAACCGCGCCGCGGCACCGGCGGCCCTGCAGACGAAAACCGAGCTGCAGCGGGCCCGGCGCAAGCTCGTCGACGGCCAGGCGCCGGTCGCGTACTACTGGCAGGGCCACGCGTGGATCGCGCTGTACGACCCCGCGTCGACCGTGCCGATGCGGGCGGCCCGCGCGCCGAGCGAGGCGCAAGAGGCGGCGCTCGCGGCCGGCCGGGCATTGGCCGGCACCCGGCCGTGCCAGATCTGCGGCGCGCGCACCGCGATCGAGTGGCTGGACCGATATGGGTACTGCGACGCGTGCCTCGTCCACGTCGCGCGCCAGGAGCGGGACAACGCGGCCCGCGTCATGCACGTCACGGCGAACGCGTGGCTGGCGGCGGATCCGCTGTTCATCGACACCGAAACGACGGGCCTCGATTTCCAGGCGGAGATCGTCGAGATCGCGATTCTCGATCGCGCCGGCGCTTTGCTGCTCGACACGCTGGTGAAGCCCGCGATGCCGATCCCGGCCGACGCGACGGCGATCCACGGGATCACCGACGCGCACGTCGCCGGCGCGCCCGGCTGGGCGAGCGTCGGACCGCAGGTGGCCGAGCTGCTCGCCGGTCGGCTGTGGATCGCCCACCATGCGGCGTTCGACGAGCGCTTGCTGCTCCAGACCTCGCGGCGCCATGCCGTGAAAGTGCCGACGTTTCGGCTCGGCTGCACGATCGAGCTGCTAGGCGATTGGGCCGGCCGTCGGCTCAGCCTGGCCGATGCCGCAACGATGCTCGGCGCCGCGCCGACGACTCGTCATCGCGCCCGCGCGGATGCCGAGCAATGCCGACAGATCGTGCTCTCAGCGGCGCGTGCGGCGCCGGTTTCCGAATCACCGTGA
- the parS gene encoding type II RES/Xre toxin-antitoxin system antitoxin, whose product MSAIEKRHALPARARPRAVEPHELELLDFQRIYRASPMERIDWIKHGVDAHTVILLADRMATTQDRLMGVLGFPRTTVVRKSKAKQPLSTEHTERVVGLSKLIGQVQSMVEESGEPAGFDAAHWVAQWIERTNPALGGRKPAELMDTVAGQELVGAVLARMQSGAYA is encoded by the coding sequence ATGAGCGCGATCGAGAAACGACATGCCCTGCCTGCACGCGCGCGGCCGCGTGCGGTCGAGCCGCACGAGCTCGAATTGCTCGACTTTCAGCGGATTTACCGCGCCTCGCCGATGGAACGTATTGACTGGATCAAGCATGGGGTCGACGCCCACACCGTGATTCTGCTCGCCGATCGCATGGCGACCACGCAGGACCGGCTCATGGGCGTCCTCGGATTTCCGCGAACGACGGTGGTCCGCAAGTCGAAGGCAAAACAGCCGCTGTCAACCGAGCACACAGAGCGCGTTGTGGGCCTGTCGAAGCTGATCGGTCAGGTTCAGTCTATGGTTGAGGAATCCGGCGAACCGGCCGGGTTCGACGCCGCTCATTGGGTCGCGCAGTGGATCGAGCGGACCAATCCCGCTTTGGGTGGCCGCAAGCCGGCGGAATTGATGGATACCGTTGCAGGCCAGGAGCTCGTCGGCGCCGTGCTCGCACGGATGCAAAGCGGAGCATATGCATGA
- a CDS encoding RES family NAD+ phosphorylase gives MTVALWRIATDTPDYTADDLSGEGAKRTGGRWNRSGRAVLYTASNIALACLETVVHLSGGDLPLNRYLVRLEVPDEVWAKARTLDATSAPVGWDALPAGKVSLDLGDAWLSEGATALYCVPSVVVPEEVNVLINPAHLDTRHITATKLRRWTYDARVWA, from the coding sequence ATGACGGTTGCGCTCTGGCGAATCGCAACCGACACGCCCGACTACACGGCGGACGACCTAAGCGGCGAAGGGGCGAAACGCACCGGTGGTCGCTGGAACCGGTCGGGTCGCGCCGTGCTGTACACGGCCTCGAACATCGCGCTCGCCTGCCTCGAGACAGTTGTTCATCTGAGCGGCGGAGACTTGCCACTCAACCGTTATCTGGTCCGCCTCGAGGTCCCCGACGAGGTGTGGGCGAAGGCTCGCACCCTCGATGCGACATCGGCACCAGTGGGCTGGGACGCTTTGCCGGCCGGCAAGGTCAGTCTGGATCTCGGTGACGCGTGGCTGTCAGAGGGCGCTACCGCGCTGTACTGCGTGCCGTCGGTCGTCGTCCCGGAGGAGGTGAACGTGCTGATCAATCCCGCGCACCTGGATACGCGACACATCACTGCTACCAAGCTGCGCCGTTGGACCTATGACGCGCGCGTCTGGGCATAG